The Oxyura jamaicensis isolate SHBP4307 breed ruddy duck chromosome 8, BPBGC_Ojam_1.0, whole genome shotgun sequence genome has a segment encoding these proteins:
- the LOC118170721 gene encoding cytochrome b-c1 complex subunit 6, mitochondrial isoform X2 produces the protein MAAAILGGEALRRGGEGAGRCGDVSAAGAGGGDRGESFGAAMGLHGAAGRGGEPEEEEEEELVDPLTTVREHCEQTEQCAKARERLELCDARVSSRSQTEEQCTEELFDFLHARDHCVAHKLFTKLK, from the exons ATGGCGGCTGCCATTTTGGGAGGGGAAGCGCTGAGGAGGGGCGGGGAGGGCGCAGGGCGCTGTGGAGACGTTTCCGCTGCCGGGGCGGGCGGAGGTGACCGTGGGGAGTCCTTCGGTGCCGCCATGGGGCTGCACGGCGCCGCCGGGCGCGGCGGGGAGCCTGAG gaggaggaggaggaagagctggtG GACCCCCTGACCACCGTGCGGGAGCACTGCGAGCAGACGGAGCAGTGCGCCAAGGCGCGGGAGCGGCTGGAGCTGTGCGACGCCAGGGTGTCCTCCAGGTCCCAGACAGAGGAGCAGTGCACCGAGGAGCTCTTCGACTTCCTTCACGCCAGGGACCACTGC GTTGCTCACAAGCTCTTTACCAAGCTGAAGTGA
- the NSUN4 gene encoding 5-methylcytosine rRNA methyltransferase NSUN4, giving the protein MAAGGRPLLPLLRRGPGALGLGTAPRRHRHKEKWATTAPRIPATRLALHHFDTNYSLQLRERWPAVRASLLCEQKYGALVNNFACADHVAQELELHNATDFVSEAARKARCWLQGSAAEAEKGESVSQEASGGGRTVTQAGTSPLLPAPISSNIKCYTFPRGDITRFRPAWPDSLGLLSYYLMDAASLLPVLALNVQPDDFVLDLCAAPGGKTLALLQTGACGHLAANDVSISRTKRLYQMLNSYVPKNVRETVSVTSYDGRDWAELEGGTFHKVLVDVPCTTDRHSVMETDNNIFHRRRTKERQMLPMLQLQLLMAGILATKPGGEVVYSTCSLSLLQNEYVIERAIEIAETQFSIMTHAEDLSHFRTLFQDTFSFSSDCRLGELVLPHLTANFGPMYFCKLRRA; this is encoded by the exons atggcggcgggggggcggccgctgctgccgctgctgcgGCGGGGTCCGGGGGCACTGGGGCTGGGCACGGCGCCGCGGCGGCACCGCCACAAGGAGAAGTGG GCTACCACGGCGCCCCGCATCCCCGCCACGCGGCTGGCGCTGCACCACTTTGACACCAACTACAGCCTGCAGCTGCGGGAGCGGTGGCCAGCCGTCCGCGCCAGCCTGCTGTGCGAGCAGAAGTACGGCGCCCTGGTCAACAACTTCGCTTGTGCTGACCACGTCgcccaggagctggagctgcacaACGCCACCGATTTCGTTTCCGAAGCCGCCAGAAAGGCGCGGTGTtggctgcagggctcagcagcgGAAGCGGAGAAGGGGGAGAGCGTGTCCCAGGAGGCGTCTGGTGGAGGCAGGACAGTGACACAGGCAGGGACGTCaccgctgctgcctgcccccatCAGCTCCAACATCAAGTGCTACACCTTCCCCAGGGGCGATATCACGCGCTTTCGTCCTGCTTG GCCAGACTCTCTGGGGCTCCTCAGCTACTATCTCATGGATGCAGCATCCCTCCTGCCTGTTTTGGCCCTCAACGTGCAGCCAGATGACTTCGTCCTCGACCTCTGTGCAGCTCCGGGTGGCAAGactctggctctgctgcagacTGGGGCTTGTG GGCATTTGGCAGCCAATGATGTCTCCATTTCCCGCACAAAGAGATTGTACCAGATGCTCAATAGCTACGTTCCCAAGAATGTCAGGGAAACCGTGAGTGTCACGTCGTACGACGGAAGGGActgggcagagctggaaggTGGGACTTTCCATAAG gtcctCGTGGACGTGCCCTGCACGACGGACAGGCATTCTGTGATGGAGACAGACAACAACATCTTCCACAGAAGAAGAACCAAGGAGCGTCAGATGTTGCcaatgctgcagctgcagctgctgat GGCTGGCATCCTTGCTACCAAGCCAGGAGGTGAGGTGGTGTATTCTACgtgctccctctccctgctgcagaacGAGTATGTGATCGAGAGAGCGATAGAAATTGCAGAAACCCAGTTCAGCATCATGACCCACGCTGAGGACTTGAGCCACTTCCGCACGCTCTTCCAGGACAcgttttctttctcctcagatTGCCGGCTGGGGGAGCTCGTTCTTCCTCACCTCACAGCCAACTTTGGACCTATGTATTTCTGCAAATTACGCCGAGCATAG
- the LOC118170721 gene encoding cytochrome b-c1 complex subunit 6, mitochondrial isoform X1: MAAAILGGEALRRGGEGAGRCGDVSAAGAGGGDRGESFGAAMGLHGAAGRGGEPEEEEEEELVVSRGCGPWGARCGAPRAHRSPVPPPSPPQDPLTTVREHCEQTEQCAKARERLELCDARVSSRSQTEEQCTEELFDFLHARDHCVAHKLFTKLK, from the exons ATGGCGGCTGCCATTTTGGGAGGGGAAGCGCTGAGGAGGGGCGGGGAGGGCGCAGGGCGCTGTGGAGACGTTTCCGCTGCCGGGGCGGGCGGAGGTGACCGTGGGGAGTCCTTCGGTGCCGCCATGGGGCTGCACGGCGCCGCCGGGCGCGGCGGGGAGCCTGAG gaggaggaggaggaagagctggtGGTAAGTCGGGGCTGCGGGCC GTGGGGGGCTCGGTGCGGGGCTCCCCGTGCTCACCgcagccctgtgccccccccctcccccccacagGACCCCCTGACCACCGTGCGGGAGCACTGCGAGCAGACGGAGCAGTGCGCCAAGGCGCGGGAGCGGCTGGAGCTGTGCGACGCCAGGGTGTCCTCCAGGTCCCAGACAGAGGAGCAGTGCACCGAGGAGCTCTTCGACTTCCTTCACGCCAGGGACCACTGC GTTGCTCACAAGCTCTTTACCAAGCTGAAGTGA